The Raphanus sativus cultivar WK10039 chromosome 2, ASM80110v3, whole genome shotgun sequence genome includes a region encoding these proteins:
- the LOC108840170 gene encoding cytochrome P450 81D11 — protein MDVAQLLILSSLFLFISTKILLTRSKRKINLPPSPAISLPLIGHLHLLKPPLHRSFLSLSKSIGNAPIFKLWLGNRLVYVISSRSMAEECFTGNDVVLANRPKFIVSKHVGYNSTHLLAASYGDHWRNLRRITAVEIFSTQRLNSFLHIRKDEIQRLISRLSLDSLHGFVEVEMKSLLANLASNNVIRMVAGKRYYGEENDEAKSVRQLVAEMVTSAGAGNPADYLSIVRWFTNYEKRIKNLGNRFDALLQRIVDEKRADKEKGQTMIDSLLSLQETQPEYYTDVLIKGLILTLTVGGTDTSAVTLEWAMSNLLNHPEVLRKARNEIDDKIGFDRLVDEPDIVNLPYLQNIVSETLRLYPAVPLLLPHVSSDDCKVAGYDIPRGTIVLTNVWAMHRDPTLWDDPELFKPERFEKEGEADKLLPFGMGRRACPGAGLAQRLVTLVLATLIQCFEWERVGEELVDMTEEKGATLPKLVPLRTMCKSRPIVGKQI, from the exons atggacGTTGCACAACTCTTaatcctctcttctctctttctctttatcTCCACCAAAATCTTGCTCACAAGATCCAAACGGAAAATTAACCTGCCACCGTCTCCGGCGATCTCTTTGCCATTAATAGGCCACCTCCACCTCCTCAAGCCACCGCTCCACCGCTCATTCCTTTCCCTCTCCAAATCCATAGGAAATGCTCCAATCTTCAAACTATGGCTCGGAAACCGCCTCGTTTATGTCATCTCCTCACGTTCAATGGCCGAAGAGTGTTTCACTGGTAACGACGTCGTTCTTGCAAATCGTCCCAAGTTCATAGTGAGCAAACATGTAGGCTACAACTCCACCCATTTACTCGCGGCATCTTACGGCGACCACTGGAGGAATCTCCGACGCATAACGGCCGTAGAGATATTCTCGACTCAGAGACTTAATTCGTTTTTGCATATCCGTAAGGACGAGATCCAACGCCTCATCTCACGTCTTTCCCTAGACTCCTTACAC GGTTTTGTGGAGGTGGAGATGAAATCACTATTAGCCAATTTGGCATCCAATAACGTCATCAGAATGGTGGCCGGAAAGCGATACTACGGTGAAGAAAACGACGAAGCTAAGTCAGTGAGGCAACTTGTGGCGGAGATGGTGACCAGCGCCGGTGCTGGGAACCCAGCTGATTATCTTTCGATCGTTCGTTGGTTCACCAATTATGAAAAGCGAATCAAGAACTTGGGGAATCGGTTTGATGCCTTATTACAGAGGATTGTCGATGAGAAACGTGCAGATAAAGAAAAAGGTCAAACTATGATCGATAGTTTGCTTTCTCTCCAAGAAACCCAACCCGAGTACTACACGGATGTCCTCATCAAAGGACTCATACTC ACTCTGACAGTTGGAGGGACAGATACCTCAGCGGTGACACTCGAATGGGCCATGTCAAATTTGTTGAACCATCCAGAAGTACTAAGAAAAGCGAGAAACGAAATAGATGATAAGATCGGTTTTGACCGGTTAGTAGACGAACCGGATATTGTCAATCTCCCTTATCTCCAAAACATTGTGTCAGAAACACTACGCTTGTATCCTGCGGTTCCGTTACTACTACCTCATGTGTCCTCGGATGATTGTAAAGTGGCGGGATACGATATCCCACGTGGTACGATAGTGTTGACTAACGTGTGGGCTATGCATAGAGACCCAACGTTATGGGACGATCCGGAGCTATTCAAGCCAGAGAGATTTGAAAAAGAAGGAGAGGCTGATAAGCTATTGCCATTTGGGATGGGACGAAGAGCTTGTCCTGGAGCTGGACTTGCTCAACGATTAGTGACTCTGGTTCTTGCAACTTTGATTCAATGTTTCGAATGGGAAAGAGTTGGTGAGGAACTTGTAGACATGACTGAAGAAAAAGGAGCCACGCTGCCCAAACTAGTGCCGTTGAGAACCATGTGCAAATCACGTCCCATTGTTGGTAAACAGATATAA
- the LOC108823680 gene encoding cytochrome P450 81D11 — MEEAQTLTFALLFLVLTLIFFIRRNRIKRKPKLPPSPPFALPVIGHLRLLKPPLHRVFFSVSQSLGGAPIFSLRLGSRLVFVVSSHSIAEECFTKNDVVLANRPNTIASKYVSYDHTTVVTAPYGEHWRNLRRIGAVEIFSAHRLNRFLSIRQDEVRRLIVRLSRNSSHDFIKVEIKSMFSDLTFNNIIRMVAGKRYYGDGAEENSEAKHVRQVIADLMSVFGAGNAVDYLPVLRWVTGFEKRVKELAGRFDEFLQGLVDERRAAKENGNTMIDHLLSLQETQPEYYTDRTIKGTILSLILAGTDTSAVTLEWALSSLLNHPEELSKAREEIDSKVGFNRLVEESDISNLPCLQNIVSETLRLYPAGPLSVPHVASEDCKVGGYDMPQGTTLLVNLWAMHRDPQLWDDPETFKPERFEKEGVAHKLMTFGLGRRACPGSGLAQRLVSLTLASLIQCFEWERVGEEEVDMTEAGGVTMPKARPLVAMCRARTFVGKILNESA, encoded by the exons ATGGAAGAAGCTCAGACACTAACGTTCGCACTACTCTTCCTTGTTCTTactctcatcttcttcatccgaAGGAACAGAATCAAGCGTAAGCCGAAACTTCCTCCGAGTCCACCTTTCGCGCTTCCAGTCATCGGCCACCTCCGCTTACTCAAGCCACCGCTCCACCGCGTTTTCTTTTCAGTTTCTCAGTCCCTAGGCGGTGCTCCCATCTTCTCCCTCCGTCTCGGCAGCCGACTCGTGTTCGTCGTCTCTTCGCACTCAATCGCAGAGGAATGTTTCACGAAGAACGACGTCGTACTAGCGAACCGGCCAAACACTATCGCTTCCAAATACGTCTCATATGACCACACAACCGTGGTCACAGCTCCGTATGGTGAACACTGGAGAAACCTCCGTCGCATAGGCGCCGTCGAGATATTCTCGGCTCACCGCCTCAATAGATTTCTGTCTATACGCCAGGACGAGGTCAGGCGGCTTATAGTTCGTCTGTCACGCAACTCTTCACAT GATTTTATCAAGGTGGAGATCAAGTCAATGTTTTCCGACTTAACATTTAACAATATCATCCGCATGGTGGCCGGAAAACGTTACTACGGGGATGGTGCAGAGGAAAACTCGGAGGCCAAACACGTAAGGCAGGTTATCGCGGACCTGATGAGTGTTTTTGGTGCCGGAAATGCTGTTGACTATTTACCTGTCCTGCGTTGGGTCACGGGTTTCGAGAAACGTGTTAAAGAGCTAGCTGGTAGGTTTGATGAGTTCTTGCAAGGATTGGTTGATGAAAGGCGAGCAGCTAAGGAGAACGGAAACACGATGATCGATCACTTGCTTTCTCTGCAAGAAACACAACCAGAGTACTACACGGACCGCACCATCAAAGGAACCATACTC TCTTTGATTTTGGCGGGCACTGATACATCAGCGGTAACGTTGGAATGGGCCTTGTCGAGTTTGCTGAACCATCCAGAGGAATTGAGCAAGGCGAGAGAAGAAATCGACAGTAAAGTTGGTTTCAACAGGCTTGTGGAGGAATCAGACATCTCCAACCTTCCTTGTCTTCAGAACATTGTGTCTGAAACATTACGTCTATACCCTGCGGGGCCTTTGTCGGTGCCTCACGTCGCATCGGAAGACTGTAAAGTAGGAGGGTATGATATGCCACAAGGGACGACACTATTGGTGAATCTATGGGCTATGCACAGAGATCCTCAGCTATGGGATGATCCCGAGACTTTCAAGCCAGAGAGGTTCGAGAAAGAAGGCGTGGCTCATAAGCTAATGACGTTCGGGTTAGGAAGAAGGGCGTGTCCTGGATCAGGACTGGCTCAACGGCTGGTGAGCTTGACTCTCGCGTCTTTGATTCAATGTTTTGAATGGGAGAGGGTTGGAGAAGAAGAGGTGGATATGACTGAAGCTGGAGGAGTCACAATGCCTAAAGCTAGACCTCTGGTAGCCATGTGTAGAGCACGTACCTTTGTTGGTAAAATCCTTAACGAGTCCGCTTAG